Proteins found in one Oryza glaberrima chromosome 4, OglaRS2, whole genome shotgun sequence genomic segment:
- the LOC127771506 gene encoding pyruvate dehydrogenase E1 component subunit alpha-3, chloroplastic — MAAASSFTAAAKFLAPVAARSAGDYKPPLPLPASASLRPGRKPAPRLRTALAVSSDVLPGNKAAPAAAAHSAVTREEALELYEDMVLGRIFEDMCAQMYYRGKMFGFVHLYNGQEAVSTGFIKLLNQADCVVSTYRDHVHALSKGVPARSVMAELFGKATGCCRGQGGSMHMFSEPHNLLGGFAFIGEGIPVATGAAFAAKYRHEVLKQSSPDGLDVTLAFFGDGTCNNGQFFECLNMAQLWKLPIVFVVENNLWAIGMSHLRATSDPEIYKKGPAFGMPGVHVDGMDVLKVREVAKEAIERARRGEGPTLVECETYRFRGHSLADPDELRKPDEKSHYAARDPITALKKYIIEQNLATESELKSIEKKIDDVVEEAVEFADASPLPPRSQLLENVFSDPKGFGIGPDGKYRCEDPLFTQGTAQV, encoded by the exons atggccgccgcgtcctccttcaccgccgccgccaagttCTTGGCGCCGGTGGCCGCGAGATCCGCCGGGGACTACaagccgccgctcccgctcccggcctccgcctccctcaGGCCCGGGAGGAAGCCCGCGCCCCGCCTCCGCACCGcgctcgccgtctcctccgACGTGCTCCCCGGGAACAaggccgcccccgccgccgccgcccactcc GCTGTCACGCGGGAAGAGGCTTTGGAGCTGTACGAGGACATGGTTCTTGGCCGTATTTTCGAGGATATGTGCGCGCAAATGTACTACCGTGGCAAGATGTTTGGTTTTGTCCATTTATACAATGGGCAAGAAGCTGTCTCCACTGGCTTCATCAAGCTGCTCAACCAAGCTGACTGTGTTGTCAGCACATACCGTGACCACGTCCATGCCCTATCCAAGGGTGTCCCTGCACGTTCTGTCATGGCTGAGCTTTTCGGTAAGGCCACTGGCTGCTGCCGTGGACAAGGTGGTTCTATGCACATGTTCTCTGAACCCCACAACCTCCTTGGAGGTTTTGCCTTCATCGGAGAGGGCATCCCTGTTGCTACTGGTGCTGCCTTTGCTGCTAAATACCGCCATGAGGTGCTCAAGCAGTCTAGCCCTGATGGACTTGATGTAACCCTGGCATTCTTTGGTGATGGTACCTGTAACAATGGCCAATTCTTTGAGTGCCTGAACATGGCTCAGCTTTGGAAGCTTCCTATTGTGTTTGTTGTGGAGAACAATCTATGGGCAATTGGGATGTCGCATCTTAGGGCTACTTCAGACCCAGAGATTTATAAGAAGGGTCCAGCGTTTGGAATGCCCGGCGTGCATGTTGATGGGATGGATGTCCTGAAGGTCAGGGAGGTGGCTAAGGAGGCCATTGAGAGGGCAAGGAGAGGTGAAGGACCGACTCTTGTGGAGTGTGAGACTTACCGGTTCAGAGGACATTCTCTTGCTGATCCAGATGAGCTCAGGAAGCCTG ATGAGAAATCTCATTACGCCGCAAGGGACCCCATTACAGCCTTGAAGAAGTACATCATCGAACAGAACCTTGCAACTGAATCCGAGCTGAAGAGCATCGAGAAAAAGATCGATGATGTTGTTGAAGAGGCCGTGGAGTTCGCTGACGCAAGCCCGCTCCCTCCCCGGAGCCAGCTTCTGGAAAATGTGTTCTCAGATCCCAAGGGCTTTGGAATTGGCCCTGACGGGAAGTACCGGTGTGAGGATCCCTTGTTCACGCAAGGCACGGCCCAAGTCTGA